ACTGAACAAAACCCAGGCTTATGACCATCTGAATGAACAGAATACCTAATGCAATCAATACTAGACCCTCACAGCTGAATGGTTACCCATCTTCTAAGATCTATAGCTTACATCTGACAAGCTTTAAAATCAGGAACTAGCCAAGTGTTAGGAGCAGGTGGAATCTGCTGGGAAGATGTCCTATCAAAGACATGTCTGCATATTCAATCAATGATTAGCTTCAGGATTTAGTTAGATTTGAATAAAGACAGCTGATGTTGGGAAATCATGCCATTGCAGATTCCACCTAGCCCAACTGATCAAGTCAACATATTCATAAGACACAGAGAGGGGCTATTCAAACACAGGGtttctcaactccagtcctcaaacACCCACTGTCCACGCAGGTTTTAATTTCAACCAATCAAAGCTTCCTTCAGATAACTCAATGCCCTTACCAACCACATATCAATGTATATACAATTGTTGCTTAATTGGAGTAAAATCCAGAACACAGTGAGCGAGTCCCCAGGATGAGCTTTGAGAAACCCTGCACTACAAGTAAAAGTTTCAGTAagtaacacacagggacaggagaggggggTTGAGCCAGCGACAAGTATAGTCCAGGTAGTTACCTGTAGCATTGAGCAAGTCCAGGAGGAAGGACCTCTTGTCACCGTCCTCCACCCACACCACCTTCTGGGTGATGTTCTCAGAGGTGGAGCCCACTCTTCCCACCGCCAGGAAGATGTACTCCTCCAGGAAGTCACGCGCCAGGATCTGACCGAGGGGTTTGTGTTATTGTTGTGGAGCCAACATGGAGGACAGTTTATTAAATGTGTGTGGAAAGGTGGGTTAATACACCATAGAGAGGACATATGGCAAATAACACCTTTCCTCATTAAGCACAATAATAATTTTGACAAATACATAAGCAATTGTGGGGACTGGAGTGTAAGAATTATTGTCCATGTACCATGATCTCTTTAGGAAAGGGAGTTGAACACCATGTGGGTGTGAGTACCTGGATCTCCTTGGGGAAGGTAGCGCTGAACATCATGGTCTGACGGATGCCTTTAGGGGGCATGGTGTCCTGCTCCACGATGCGTCTGATCTGGGGCTCAAAACCCATGTCCAACATCCGGTCAGCCTCATCCAGCACCAGATAACTaacagagacagggtcagggatTGGCTGTAGACCTATTTTCCCATCATAGTTGCATGGGTATGTAGGATTCCTTTCCTGTCCAGCAGGCCAATTCAACTAATCAATAGTCTGATAAGTAGCATCAGGAGATTTAGAGCTGGCCTACGCAATATGGTCTCAGCTCTTGCTTGCACTCTGATGGACTAGGTGGAATGAATTATATTGCCCACATGTACGCAATTCATCTAGAGCTCCATTTGCACAGCGCTAGTATTACTAGAGAACATTGGTTATGTAATTATTACCCCAGAATGTCTTATTCCAGAGGACGATTCAGATGGGTTAAGTTTATTTCCCCAAACTGCCCCGTAATTCATTATTTTCCTACTCAATAAATTGACAGTTATGACGGAAACCTGGAGGTTTTTATTCTAGGTGTGAAGATATATTTCAACATGTCCAGGTGACAACAGGCTACACTGATAACTAGAGCTTAGCTCCCAAGTTTCTAAAGTATACCAAGCCAGCTTTGGATTGAGGAAGTACAATCATAAGGGTATTTTAGCGTTCTGCAGTAGAAAACGTCCTTAAAAGGCCCCCATTCCACAGATGCGAGCTAAATAGCAGACTTGCGATGCATTTTTCGGCTATGATTGAGAAAGGGAAGTTGTCATTTCCAAAAGTTTAGCTACGTTGTAATGCTGCTTTGCGATCTATTAACAGCAAGTGTGAGATTAAATAtgcacaaaaaaacaacattcaATTAATTGCCACAAAACGTATAAACAAAAGCATTCACTGAAAGTTGGTACATGTAGGCCCTTCATACATACACTTAAAAACCCATCTAAATCAGTTATTGTTTCTTGCTCAAACCCATGAGCAACGCCTGTCAAACTCAAGACATTTCTCTCAAAAGACAGGGATATCGAGTCGCACATGACTAGTATTATCAGAGTACTTTGGAGATGCTAGGTTTTTCCAGCTGGATTTACTACTCTCCTGCTACTTAAAAATGACAGACATGGAAGATTTGGACAGGACTTAAATCACAGATGGGAATTATGTGAACAAATCACCACATctcccccagtaaaactaacCCAATACGAATAAGGCTTAGGTTATTAATCTAGGTAAAGTGCCTAGTGACTGGGCCCTGGGGCTTTGTAACTTGTCTACACCTTTCAAAAACAATGAAGTCAAGAACCAGACGCTATGTCTGGGACAGCTCAGTCTGCCAGCAGTCCAGCATGTTGGAAGTCTACTCACTTGCAGTAGTCGAGGCCGATCTTGCCCCTCTCCATCATGTCCACCAGGCGTCCAGGTGTAGCCACCAGCAGGTGACAGCCTcgctccaggtctctgatctgcTGGCCAATGTCAGCCCCTCCGTACACCACACAAGGACGCACACGGGACCGGTATGCAAACTacagcaggagagaggggtggaagagggtgaatacagggtacagagatggagagagaagcgagaggggGAATACagggtacagagagagaaggcagggaaagggacaagagaggagagagaaaggagaacacAAACAATGATTGTGTGTTACACTGCAGTTCCCTAATACCAACCTTGGCTGGTTGGCCGTCAACACAAaaacagagataaagagatagaggCCCACTGGCAGACCGCTACCGACCTAGCTGGTATTGATGCTGATGGGATATCtgtcccctctgtgtgtgtggtcacaTTGCGTGGGTGTgtcaagcattttgctacacccgcaataacatcccAGGTGAGAGGAGGGCAGTTGCTTACCTTTCTGGCCTCTTCATAGATCTGCAGGGCCAGTTCTCTGGTGGGGGCCAGGACCAGAGCGAGGGGGTACTGCTTACGGCGACCATACTTTCCGTTGTCCTGTCCTCCAGACTTCTGGGCAGCGAGGGCTTCTCCTGGGCCTTCAGTGTAGATCTGACTCAGTACAGGCAACAGGAACGCAGCAGTCTTACCGGAACCTGAGAGACCACAGTTTATATTAGTCATATACCTATACTTATACTTaaatgaactacagtacaatacagttgTCGTAAGTCATATCTGCATATAGCTCTCCAGACCAATTTGAAGTGGTTCTAGTTCGCTCTGGTTCTAACCTGTCTGGGCACAGGCCATCAGATCCCTCTTGTTCTTGATGATTGGAATGGCGTACTTCTGGACCGGAGTGGGCCGAGTGTAGCGGGTCAGGGCAATGTTACTCATGATgatctctcccatctccacgtCTTGGAACTGAAATATGAAGACAAACCAGTCACTCAAATGAACACCAAACAGCTTTCACGCAACTCTGTTTCAtatggaaggggggggggggggtgtatgtgcAGGGGGATCAACAGCACCACAAGCTGCTCAGTAGAGCCCATGGGAAACGCTTCTGGTTTTGAAGAATACTAACAAAATGCTGACTAATAGGACATGAGGGTTACTGGATCTGAAACAGGGTTATTTGGCTAGAATACTTGGGGACTCACGCTGTCAATGTGATGGGGGCAGTTTTGGCCAGTGGCCTCAACGGGAATGTCGTCGTAATTGTCAAAGTTAATCCCTGTGTTGCCACCAGCGAACAGCTCCCTGGGGAGAAGCAGAAACACAGAAGGTCAGGAAAGTGACAGAAAAAGGTCTACGTGACAATTTTAACGAGAGGGGATGTTGATAAGGGACAGCAGATAGTGATGTATTGTAAAATTACATTGGTAACTCCTCATTATTGAAATATCATTAGTATGCAGAAAGGGGGGTAGGTTAGGTTACTACTCACTGTTCCAGGCGCTCATTGGCCTGAGTGGGTTTGGACCAGTCCTCGTCATCCCTGGACTCCTCCACCCAGCGGCTGTTTCCACTGCCTCCAAACCCTCCACGCTGGTAACTGTCAATCATAACATAACCACAGGGGTCAGGAAAGCTAGCTTGCTAATGAGTTGCCTCATGGTACAGCACAGAACTCTGAGGAACCTGAAAACTGCTGGCTAAGGGCTTGGGAGTGAATTCTCTAGTCTTCTCACCTTCCTCGGGGTGCACTCCCGCCGTTGTTGAAAAAAGCAGACTTTCCCCTGTCGGGACGTGCGCCGAAGCTGGTGTAGGCATCTTTAGTCGTGTTCCAGCCGCCGCCATCTTTGTTGTCGTAGACTCCAAACATGCCGGCATTCTGCATAGGCTGTACCGGGTTGTAGGACCCGCCCCTTCCGCCACGGAAACCTCCACCCCCCCTGCCCCTCTCCATGCGAGGCGGGCCACTGTTGTACCTGTTGCCCCCATTCATGCGGTTGTCGTGGTAACCATTCTGCACGAAGCCATTGTTGCGTCCACCGTCCCAACCGCCAGGCATATCTTGGGTAAAAACAGAAAGGAAATAGAGGGGAGACATGTTGACTCCCATAGTACAAGAGGGTTTCCTCCTCACACGCAGTCAATACAATACGTTGTTTATTGGTCCATTTGCACAGATATTCTTTAGTTGTTGCTGTCACAGTACCCAATCTCACAGACACCACAGGCTGGGAGCAACACAGGGGCAGCGGGAGAGCAGCACCCCTAGAGCACTTAGAGGttgtgtcttgctcaagggcacaacggtgGTAGGCAGTAATGGACCCTATAGGAAGAGAGAATTGGACCAAGTAGGCCCAGTTCCATTTCAGCCTCTAACTACTTCCCCTTAGCCTTTCTATGTTAACAGATTAGAACAACCTGGATGGCTGTAAGAAATGTGTTGAGGTCCTTTAGAGCTAGTAGGAGTTAGGGGCACAAAGGAACCACGCCCTTCTTGGTTCCTTTGGCTTTAACATCCCAGATACCCACCACTTGTACCTCATGGATGCCTCTGAAAAGGGAAATACTTCAATTAAAAAGGACCTGGCTTATTTTCCCAGTAAACAATGCACAAGCCATACAAAACAGTATACACAAGTCAATAATTTGGCTCATTAACTAGGGTCCCGATTAAGGAACATTTGTTATGCAAGCAGCATTAATTTGCTAATACCTACCACTTTCAATTCCACACACAAATAAATAGATACATTGCAATTAAGCAGTATGTTGGAATGACATAACTAATGGAGGCTGTTTTTTGTTTGAACAAAATGTAAGCATGTGAGCAGATGCCAACACCCTTAATGCAGGAAAAAGCCAGTCATGTCTTCATTGCACCCATGGGAATGTGGTTTTAAAGATGTAATTTGAGAGCCTCCAGTCCCCTTGTCTAAATGCACGTGGCCTTGTTTTCTAATCGAATTGAGTGAGACCACTGTTCTGGTAGGCAATTTAATTAAAACATGCAGAATAAAATAAAGAcaacatttaaaataaaaaaaacgccAGAGCTTCCCTCAGCCAAAGAGCGGACTGTAAAGGGACTTACAGCTTCCTGGTGCCATTGACAAAGCGCTCTGTCTAGAGAAAGCATCTGCTGCAAAAAAAAAAAGCGTCATGGGGGGGGGAGCTTCATGATGAAAACATGCTGCCGATGTACAGTGAATGTTGGCCAGTAAGAGCAGGGAAATGGAGTGGTTGATGGTTTGTCAACGCAGTTCCCAGATGCTGTCACAAAATGGACTCCAGGACATTGGATATGCACGGTTTTGTGTCCGTCTTCCCGTAGTGTCTTTTGGGATGAGAAAAACAAGCGGCTGGCTATATAAGATGGGGATTCTAACGCAACCTTTACGCCACTGTTTCCAACTAGTGGAGAAAATCAATACAGTCGGGTCACCCTCTAGCTGACCTTGTCCCAGCCCAGCGAGAAGAAATTGTCAAGATAAAACTAAAGCTAATTGTCtggtttttttttaaagggaatTTCACAACATTGTTGCTAGCTCAATCAATTTTGTGAAATGTTTATTATGGGCCACTACAATGTATTATGGCATTCTTGACCACTAGGGGGCCAGGGCATTTTTACGGTGTCCAACTGGCATACCTCATAGAGGTGGTACTGTTGATGGGGGGACGACACTTACCATTTTTGGAAGCCTCTTGGTTCCGTAAATGAGGTGGAATGTAACAGGTCCCTAGAGAGACAGACTTGTGAACACAAGGGAAGTACTGTACACAAACACGTCAAAGGTCTAATGGGTTCCTAGTCTTATTCTAGGGATGTCTCAATCCCTTTAATTTAATAGGGATTCATTTAATAGGGATTAAGTAGCCTATCTGGCCTGTTTGATTAAACAAACAAATTGGAAAACTGTCTTGTATCCCAAATGAGGAAACTGAAAACTTAAATGGCGTTTATGCGATTTCATAAATGATAAGAGAATGAATTTGCTAAAAACAAACAAGTGAAATCACTTGATGGCATCTTATACCTAAATGAACCTAGTAATACACTGATGGAAATGTGAGTCAGTCCCAATAGTTTAAAGCTCCCTACTCTAGTCTCTTTCCCACAAAGGCCAGGGATGTCAGGAATGGGATGTTTCGTGGGCCTTTGATTGgacagtagaggtcgaccgattaatcggaatggccgattaattagggccgatttcaaaaCAATCGggaatcggtatttttgggcgccgattaaaatatatataataattacacctgtatttaactaggcaagtcagttaagaacacattcctattttcaatgacagcctaggaacagtggcttaactgccttgttcaggggcagaaaggcagattttcacattgtcagctcgggggagccaatcttgcaaccttacagttaactagtcgaacgcaataacgacctgcctctctctcgttgcactccacaaggagactgcctgttacacgaatgcagtaagccaaggtaagttgctagctagcattaaacttcttataaaaaacaatcaatcatcactagttaactacacatggttgatgatattactagatattatctagtgtgtcctgcgttgcatataatctgaccgAGCATACAAGTAtgtaagtatctgactgagccgtggtaggcagaagcaggcgcgtaaaaattcattcaaacagcactttggtgcggtttcaaatcaaatctgtttgacagcagctcttcgttgtgcgtcaagcactgcgctgtttatgacttcaagcatatcaactcccgagatgaggctggtgtaaccaaagtgaaatggctggctagttagcgcgcgctaatagcgtttcaaacgctgcttcgatggtggctgttgtcgttgtgttgctggttcaagcccagggaggagcgaggagagggatggaagctgtactgttacactggcaatactaaagtgcctataagaacatccaatcgtcaaaggttaatgaaatacaaatggtatcgagggaaatagtcctataattcctataataactacaacctaaaacttcttacctgggaatattgaagactcatgtgaaAAGGAACcgccagctttcatatgttctcatgttctgagcaaggaactgaaaagtTAGCTTTCtgacatagcacatattgcacttttactttcttctccaacactttgtttttgcattatttaaaccaaattgaacatgtttcattatttacttgaggctaaattgattttattgatgcattatattaagttaaaataagtgttcattcggtagttgtaattgtcattattacaaataaattaaataaaaaaattgaccgattaatcggtatcggcgttgaaaaatcataaaatcTGTCGACCTCTATTGGACAGTACCAATAATTTATCTGCAGTTTCCTGCAGAACACTAACTCAGCTCGACTTCAGACCACTTCTAAGGCCTGAAAACACCTGACAAGTTTTTGACTTTGGGGTATGAATTATCCATTAAAAAGGCCACCTGCGGGGAGGGTTATATTCAGTCCTTGAACCACCCAATGGCCCTGAAGGAAAGGATAAGAGTGAGGGCCGCTTCAGACCAAGTGATCATAAAAGAAAAGGATCACCATAACACAACCTAGATGTCCTTTGGCTCAAAGAGTAGAGATCACTTACTGCCAGTGCCTCCACCCTGCCCATCAGCATTGTTCAAGCCTAGGACAGCAAGCTGAAATAGAAAATTAAAACATACAATTAAGTACTACGGTAAACACTGTTACGGATAAATGTAATTCTAAACATGCATATAGGACAGTAAGCCGCAAGACAAAGGGTGACAAAAACTGGGTAACACTCCATCTATAGATGCTCtacagtaacatttcaactaacccTAACACTTATCCTAACCCACACCAGCAGTTGCATATCAACAGTCacactatccaaataaagtgacaAACTGTTGATCTCCAGAAAGCAGAAAGACATGAATATCCCTTATACTACAGTGCTTCCCCCATTATACATATGTGAAGCAGGGAACTCCTGTCTAGttgtcgccccccccccccccccccaccgcaATCCGATTACAGTAAATTTCAATTGTACACTTTGCAGAGCAGTCTACCATGGGTGTACCTTTGCAAGCAACAAAAGATACTTTCTTGCAAGGCAGACACTCAAAACTGCCAATAGTCTAGATCAGGGCTgcacaaccctcttcctggagattaCCGTCCAActctaatttaacacacctgattctaccatttagctgctcaacaagaccttaactagctgaatcagatGTGCTTAATttgggttggactgaaaacctacaggacagtagatatcCAGGAAGAAAGTTGGTGAAAAGGAATAGACCCAAAACTAGGGTGTTCGGTGAGGGAGAAATAATggaccaatgtaaaaaaaaaaattaaaaacgttttatttatttaaactcaGTAAACAAATCAGTTTTCACTCAAATAAAAATGGATAGCATTTTTTAAACAAAGTATCAGCTGTTACCCAATGTCCAAAAATCCAAATATACTTTATGGAACACTATAATAAAAAAAAgtgtgtggacaccccttcaaattagtggatttcagccacactcgttgttgacaggtgtataaaatcgagcacacagccatacaatctccatagacaaacattggcagtagaatggcctcactgaagagATCAATGACTTTCAACGAAGCATCATCAAGTCAGTTCGTTAAATTTCTGGCCTGCAAGAGTTGCCCCGGTCaactttaagtgctgttattgtgaagtggaaacgtctagaagcaagtggtagccacacaagctcacagaacaggactgctGAAGCACATACAAAtctgttctcggttgcaacactcacaacagagttccaaattgcctctggaagcatCAGGACAAGTAcggttagtcgggagcttcatgaaaagtgtttccatggccgagcagccgcacacaagcctaagatccccatgcgcaacgcatcggctggagtggtgtagagCTTGCCTCCTTTGGACTCtcgagcagtggaaacgcgtgcTTCGGTTTGATGAATCATGTTTCACCATCTGGCTGTccaatggacaaatctgggtttggtaaataccaggagaacactacctgcctgaAAGCATAGTGCCAACAAAGACTTAGTGGAGGAggcataatggtctggggctgtttttcactgtttgggctaggccccttatttccagtgaagggagatcttaacgctacagcatacaattacattttagatgattctgtgctttgtggcaacagtttggggaaggccctttcctatttcagcatgacaatgccccctgtgcacaaagtgaggtccatacataaatggtttgtggagatcggtgtggaagaatttgactggcctgcacagagccctgacctcaactctttgggatgaattggaacgccgactgcaatccaggcctaatcacccaacatcagtgcccaacctcactaatgcttgtggctgaatggaagcaagtccctgcagctatgttctaacatctagtggaaagccttcccagaagagtggagactgttgtagcagcaaaggggggaccaactccatattaatgactatgATTTTGAAATTAGATGTTGggcgagcaggtgtccatatacttttggccaTATAGTGTACGTTATTGGACTAGTAGCTTTCTGTGATACAGTTCAGACTTAGTGAGAAGTGTGTGTTGGGTAACTGTGTGGGGATGCTGAGAAGTGTGTGTCTTAAGCCTTCCGCATGCCTTCGGCAAGCCGAACGAGTGTGCTCATATATTCCCTTAACCTTtttggggatagggggcagcattttcactttggatgaattgcgtgcccatagtgaactgcctcctactctgtcccagatgctaatatgcatattattattactattggatagaaaacactgacatttctaaaactgtttgaattatgtctgagtataacagaactcatagggcaggcaaacttccaaacaggaagtggaaattctggggctgtttgattttcaactcatcgcctattcacatcccaaaaatatatggatctgttcgcacttcctacgccctccactagatgtcaacagtcagtagaacgtggaatgaagcctctagtgtgatgtgggacCGGATGGCAGCTATTTAAGTCactggtctggcagaatgccagttcCTGGTTACGCGCAGTACTCATTATATGCCTTGCGTTCCATTACTCTGTAGACAAAAACTaatgatccggttggaacgttattggatatatatgataacatcccgaagattgattctctacttagtttgaccagtttattcgacctggaatttTACTTTctgaagttttcgtccgagttcgcctggaccagcgccagcttttggacatgtgaactaaacgtgctagcaaaagtagctaactggacactagtaatggatattattgaacaaaacaacgatttattgcaGAACTAGGattccttgcactgcattctgatgaaagatcatccaAAGGTAacgggaatatttatgatgtaattccatatttctgttgactcccaacctggcggagaaatatatttacgtctgagcgccgtctcagattattgcatggtatgctttttttgtaaaaaataaaataaaaatctgacacagtggttgcattaagaaccagtgtatctttaattatatgtaaaacatgtatctttcatcaaagtttatgatgagtatttctgtaatatgacggaggcatttctgaacatggcgccaatgtaaatcgagatttgtggatataaatatgcatattatcgaacaaaacaaatgtattgtgtaacatgatgtccaatgagtgtcatctgatgaagattatcaaaggttagtgattcatttgatctttggctgggaaaaatggctgtgtttttttggaTTTGGTGGTGATATAACAAATATATATGTTGtattttcgctgtaaaacattttttaaaaaatcagacacgatgggtagattaacaagatgtttatctttcatttgctctattggacttgttaacctgttgaacctagggggcactattttcatttttggaaaaataacgttcccaaagtaaatgtgctattttgtcaggacaagatgctagaatatgcatacaaatgacagcttaggatagaaaacactctaaagttcccaaaactgtaaaaatattgtctgcgaGTAtagcagaactgatattgcaggcgaaagcctgagaaaaatccaatcaggaagggaaagaaagctctgcgttcctatgcgtccctattgagcagtgaatgagatatcaaccagattcctctttctatggcttccctaatgtgtctagtgtcacaatacatagtttcaggcttttattttgaaaaattagcctgaacgtcaacattgcgtcagtggtcagctggagtCTCTCAGAGTGTTTTGTGCCTAAgagacaaatgcggccattgtttctctctttcctactaagaagccacctgtcccggttgatatctaatagatatttgaaaaacaccttgaggattgattataaacaacgtttgccatgtttctgtcgatattatggagctaatttggaatatttttcggcgttgtcgtgaccgcaatttccgttcgaattctcagccaaatgtgaaaaatattccaaattagctccataatatcgacagaaacatggcaaacgttgtttataatcaatcctcaaggtgtttttcaaagaGGAATTTCggatacaaaaataatatttttggaaaaaaggaacaattgctatctaactgggagtcttgagtgaaagcatccgaagctcaaaggtaaacgatttaatttgattgcttttctgattttcatgaccaggttgcctgctgctagctaggcataatgctatcgataaacttacacaaatgcttgtcttgctttggctgtaaagcacattttcaaaatctgagatgacagggtgattaataaaaggttaagctgtgtttcaatatatttcacgaatattttctagtaatatttatgtccgttgcgttatgctaattagtgtcagttgatggcAACGCTCCCGGATCCAGGATGGGTAGTTACAAgagttaatgtgtgaaagttacatatttcaaaaaaatatttttatttcctgtgctgccttttcagcggaatgtggGGGGGGTCCATGTCCTAGACAAGTTAAAAGAACACCGCATAAAAAActagaaaaaaataagcaataGTACCTTTGTCCATCTTGAGACACCATAGCCAGAATACACCTGGTCAAAATAGACACCTCAAGAAATCTGTAAATCATTGAGGTCGTTGCCAAAGACgtgtctctcccccccccccttttttcccCATTTTTTCATCTAACAAATCATTTTGGGGCATTATTTCTAAAGTGAAAAATATTACTCTCATTGGAATGTCAACACACTTCATTGAAGAATCCATACGGCTGAGCATTCACAGACGAAGGGGCGTGAACAGCCAGGGGAAAAAAACTTGCTGAAAACCaaaatgaacaaaaatgtaaCACTGTCGTTATAATAAATGCACAAACTGTTCCAAATGATTGTGGATGAGAAGCATGCAGACAC
This genomic window from Oncorhynchus nerka isolate Pitt River linkage group LG2, Oner_Uvic_2.0, whole genome shotgun sequence contains:
- the LOC115132152 gene encoding ATP-dependent RNA helicase DDX3X-like isoform X6, producing MSHVAVENLHGLEQQLAVLGLNNADGQGGGTGNMPGGWDGGRNNGFVQNGYHDNRMNGGNRYNSGPPRMERGRGGGGFRGGRGGSYNPVQPMQNAGMFGVYDNKDGGGWNTTKDAYTSFGARPDRGKSAFFNNGGSAPRGSYQRGGFGGSGNSRWVEESRDDEDWSKPTQANERLEQELFAGGNTGINFDNYDDIPVEATGQNCPHHIDSFQDVEMGEIIMSNIALTRYTRPTPVQKYAIPIIKNKRDLMACAQTGSGKTAAFLLPVLSQIYTEGPGEALAAQKSGGQDNGKYGRRKQYPLALVLAPTRELALQIYEEARKFAYRSRVRPCVVYGGADIGQQIRDLERGCHLLVATPGRLVDMMERGKIGLDYCNYLVLDEADRMLDMGFEPQIRRIVEQDTMPPKGIRQTMMFSATFPKEIQILARDFLEEYIFLAVGRVGSTSENITQKVVWVEDGDKRSFLLDLLNATVIPSEVQDNAGENIEKPGKNSLTLVFVETKKGADALEDFLYREGYACTSIHGDRSQRDREEALHQFRSGRCPILVATAVAARGLDISNVKHVINFDLPSDIEEYVHRIGRTGRVGNLGLATSFFNDKNGNITKDLLDILVEAKQEVPSWLESLAYEHQHKSNTRGRSKRFTSGGFGARDYRQTSGGGSTGGFGGRGGRQPGGHGGNRGFGGGGGFGGNFYTSDGYGGNYTHQGGVDWWGN